DNA from Petropleomorpha daqingensis:
AGCTGATAGCCCAGCGCCAGGAGGCCCCCGGCTCGCAGATAGCCGCGAATGCGTGCCATCTCAGCGACCGGATCCCGCCAGAAGTAGACGACATGATTGGCCATCACCAGGTCAGCAGGTTCACTGGCGCGCAACTCCGAGGTACCGCCCTCGAGCAGGGTCAACCGGCCGGTTGCAACCGCGGACTGATTCCGCTTCCTCGATTGGGCCAGCATGACCGACGACAGGTCGACGCCCCAGACGTGCGCCTCGTCGAACTGCGCGAGCAGTTCATGGAGGCCAATCCCTGGTCCCGGGCCGAGCTCGGCCACGCGTCGGACCGCACCGTCCTGACGGTCTTTCGCCTGCTGCACGACCCATCTGCTGAGTTCCGCGTTTCCTCTGGCCATGCCACGACCGACGACGGCGCCGAGCAACCCTCGGGGATGGCCGAACTGTTGCGCGAGACCCATCGGCGCATCATGTCGGTCCATCGGCAGCGGTGGAAGGTAGCCGCGTGCTGAAGGCTCGGCGCGGGGCCCGGGGCGCGGAACTCCGCCATCCAGTGACGGCCCACTCTGGGCCACCCACAAGTGAACAACGAAGGACGAGGTCAGCGTGGTGGGCCCCGTGGGGATCGAACCCACAACCCGCGGATTAAAAGTCCGCTGCTCTGCCAATTGAGCTAGAGGCCCCTACCGACGGCGAGGCTACCGCCCGGCGGCGCGCCGACGCCGTGGTCGTCGGAGTTGTCCCTGGCAGCCGGTTACATGCAGGACATGGCATCGGGGCGGTCGTTGGGACGGCCGTTCGCCTGGCTCTGGGCGGCCTACGCGGTCAGCGCGTACGGCTCGGGCGTCGGGCTCGGCGCGTTCTCGCTGATCGCCGTCCTGGTGCTGCACGCCGGTCCGGTCGAGGTGTCCGCCCTGGCCGCGGCCGGGCTCGCGGTCGGCGCCCTGGTGGCGGTGCCGCTGGGCCCGTGGGTCGAGTTCCACCGCAAGCGGCCCGTGATGATCGCGATGGACCTCGTCCGGTTCGCCGCGCTGGCCAGCGTCCCCGCGGCGTTCGCGCTCGGCCGGCTCGGCTTCGCGCAGCTCCTCGTCGTCGCCGTCGTCGTGGCCGCCGCCAAGATCGCCTTCAACGCCGCCAGCGGCGCGCACCTGAAGGCGCTGGTCCGGCCGGAGGACCTGCTGGTCGCCAACAGCCGGTTCGAGGCGACGACCTGGACCGCGACCGTGCTCGGGCCGCCCCTCGGCGGGGCCGCGATCGGCCTGTTCGGGCCGGTGACGACGATCCTGGCCGACGCGGTGAGCTACCTGCTCTCGGCCCTGGGCATCCGCGCGATCGGACGCACCGAGCCGGCCCCGCCGGTGCGCGCTGCGGCGTCCCGCCTGCGGGCCGGCGACCTGCTCGACGGCTGGCGGCACATCCTGGGCCACCCGCGACTGCGCCCGCTGTTCCTCAACACGCTGCTGGTCAACGGCTGGATCATGGCGGGCGAGCCGCTGATCGCCGTCCTGATGCTCGGCCGGCTCGGCTTCCCGCCCTGGCAGTACGGCCTCGCGTTCGCCGTCCCCTGCCTCGGCGGGCTCGTCGGCTCGCGGCTCGCCCGCCGGCTCGTCGGACGCTTCGGCCGGCAGCGCGTGCTGACCGTCGCGGGCACCCTCCGCGCGTGCTGGCCGCTCGGCCTCGCGTTCGTCCAGCCGGGCACGGCCGGGCTGGTCCTGGTCATCGCGGTCGAGTTCGGCCTGATCACCTGCTGCGCGATCTTCAACCCGGTGCTCGCCACCTACCGGCTCGAGCAGACGCCGACCGACCGGATCGCGCGGACCCTGTCCGCCTGGTCGGTCAGCAGCAGCGCCGCCATCGCGGTGCTCACCGCGCTGTGGGGGCTGCTGGCCGGGCTGACCGGACCCCGCACCGCGCTCGTCGTCGCCGGCCTCCTGCTGTGGACGACGCCCCTGCTCCTACGCCGGACCACGGCCCGGACACGACCCGGGAACGAGGCGAGGATGATCGTCAGCAGCACGCCGTAGCCACGTCCACGTCGGAGGCACACAGTGCCGGTCCAGCAGCCACGAAGCCGGGACGACGCAGCCCAGCAGCGCGATGACGCCGCCTACGAGCGCGACGAGGCGGCCCAGCGCCGGGACGAGGCCGCCGACCGACGGGTGGCCGACGCCACGCAGCGGGCAGCGGCGGCGACGCAGCGGGCCGCCGCGGGCGCGCAGCGGGACGAGGAACACGCGGCGTGGGCGACCCGGGTCGCGGGCCGACCCGTCGACCGGTCGGTCGAGGAGACGACGGAGCAAGCAGCCGTCGACGAGGAGATGCGCACCTCCTACGAGGAGCAGGCCGAGAGCGACCGCCGTCTGGAGGCCGCCGACCGCAAGGCCCGCGCGGCCGATCGCGCCGCCGACGCCGCCGACCGCGACGCCGCGGAACACGACCGGGAGGCCGCCGGGCAGGACCGCCGCGCCGCCCAGCGGGACCGCAGTTCCGCCGCGGCCGATCGCCAGCAGTCGG
Protein-coding regions in this window:
- a CDS encoding class I SAM-dependent methyltransferase, translated to MGLAQQFGHPRGLLGAVVGRGMARGNAELSRWVVQQAKDRQDGAVRRVAELGPGPGIGLHELLAQFDEAHVWGVDLSSVMLAQSRKRNQSAVATGRLTLLEGGTSELRASEPADLVMANHVVYFWRDPVAEMARIRGYLRAGGLLALGYQLKQNMPAMAQKRFPPAGHQLYETVDELTALVTTAGFGSLSHAVKGPAQAPEGRVVLAVA
- a CDS encoding MFS transporter, with translation MASGRSLGRPFAWLWAAYAVSAYGSGVGLGAFSLIAVLVLHAGPVEVSALAAAGLAVGALVAVPLGPWVEFHRKRPVMIAMDLVRFAALASVPAAFALGRLGFAQLLVVAVVVAAAKIAFNAASGAHLKALVRPEDLLVANSRFEATTWTATVLGPPLGGAAIGLFGPVTTILADAVSYLLSALGIRAIGRTEPAPPVRAAASRLRAGDLLDGWRHILGHPRLRPLFLNTLLVNGWIMAGEPLIAVLMLGRLGFPPWQYGLAFAVPCLGGLVGSRLARRLVGRFGRQRVLTVAGTLRACWPLGLAFVQPGTAGLVLVIAVEFGLITCCAIFNPVLATYRLEQTPTDRIARTLSAWSVSSSAAIAVLTALWGLLAGLTGPRTALVVAGLLLWTTPLLLRRTTARTRPGNEARMIVSSTP